A window of the Streptomyces sp. JB150 genome harbors these coding sequences:
- the leuD gene encoding 3-isopropylmalate dehydratase small subunit has translation MRKFTVHQGTAVPLRRTNVDTDQIIPGEYCKRVGRTGYADALFAEWRDDPDYLLARPEYARGSVLVAGAGFGIGSSREHAVWALMDHGFRAVLAPSFSDIFWGNAIGNGLLPVRLSQADTERFWAVAEADPATVFTVDLERCRVEAAGAGASFALDDYSRFRLLNGLDEIGATLLHEDRIGAYEGRRPAWLPRTL, from the coding sequence ATGCGGAAGTTCACCGTGCACCAGGGGACGGCGGTGCCGCTGCGCCGCACCAACGTCGACACCGACCAGATCATCCCGGGCGAGTACTGCAAGCGCGTGGGCCGCACCGGGTACGCCGACGCGCTGTTCGCCGAGTGGCGGGACGACCCGGACTATCTGCTGGCCCGCCCCGAGTACGCGCGCGGGAGCGTGCTGGTCGCGGGGGCGGGTTTCGGGATCGGCTCCTCGCGTGAGCACGCGGTGTGGGCGCTGATGGACCACGGTTTCCGGGCCGTGCTGGCGCCGTCGTTCAGCGACATCTTCTGGGGCAACGCGATCGGCAACGGGCTGCTGCCGGTGCGGCTGAGCCAGGCCGATACCGAGCGGTTCTGGGCGGTCGCGGAGGCCGACCCGGCGACCGTGTTCACCGTCGACCTGGAGCGGTGCCGGGTCGAGGCGGCCGGGGCGGGCGCCTCCTTCGCGCTGGACGACTACAGCCGGTTCCGGCTGCTGAACGGGCTGGACGAGATCGGCGCGACCCTGCTGCACGAGGACCGGATCGGGGCGTACGAGGGGCGCCGGCCCGCCTGGCTGCCGCGCACGCTGTGA
- a CDS encoding EamA family transporter, with the protein MTEPHARSHVTRGTLPVLAAACLWGTVGPAQVWADTGADPVSLGALRLLIGGLVLAAAALLMAGRGSGLRLLLTRPVWPWIALAALATAVYQAGFMFAVDRTGAALATAVALGVAPVATGVCSRVVTGERLTAAWAVGTAAAVAGCVLLLAPGSAEVAVSGVVFGILSGVCYGLYTVAAKRLSDRGANMPAAVAATLLAGGVVLLPAVVRDTGGLATGSGPALLLWLGVVATAVAYMLFVGGLRRVTAGTAGTLSLAEPLVAAVLGLLVLDERLSVAAEAGMGLLLVGLVSVSVPPGALSRLRTRTRAHRPPVAVAPVAGPLRDPADDALPAPAVPAEQP; encoded by the coding sequence ATGACCGAACCTCATGCTCGCTCCCACGTCACCCGGGGGACCCTGCCCGTGCTGGCCGCGGCCTGCCTGTGGGGCACCGTGGGACCCGCGCAGGTATGGGCCGACACCGGCGCCGATCCGGTGTCCCTGGGAGCGTTACGTCTGCTCATCGGCGGCCTGGTGCTGGCGGCGGCCGCCCTGCTGATGGCCGGCCGCGGCTCGGGGCTGCGGCTGCTGCTGACCCGGCCGGTGTGGCCGTGGATCGCCCTGGCCGCCCTCGCGACCGCCGTCTACCAGGCCGGGTTCATGTTCGCGGTCGACCGCACGGGCGCCGCCCTGGCCACCGCCGTGGCGCTCGGGGTGGCCCCGGTCGCCACCGGCGTGTGCTCGCGCGTGGTGACCGGGGAACGGCTCACCGCCGCCTGGGCGGTCGGCACCGCCGCGGCCGTCGCCGGCTGTGTGCTGCTGCTCGCGCCGGGCAGCGCCGAAGTGGCGGTCTCCGGAGTGGTGTTCGGCATCCTCTCCGGCGTCTGCTACGGCCTGTACACGGTGGCCGCCAAGCGGCTCTCCGACCGTGGCGCGAACATGCCCGCCGCGGTCGCCGCGACCCTGCTGGCCGGCGGTGTGGTGCTGCTGCCGGCCGTGGTGCGCGACACCGGAGGGCTGGCCACCGGGTCCGGGCCGGCGCTGCTGCTCTGGCTGGGCGTGGTCGCCACCGCCGTGGCGTACATGCTGTTCGTGGGCGGCCTGCGCCGGGTGACCGCCGGCACGGCCGGCACGCTCAGTCTCGCCGAGCCCCTGGTGGCGGCGGTGCTGGGCCTGCTGGTGCTGGACGAGCGGCTGTCGGTCGCGGCCGAAGCGGGGATGGGCCTGCTGCTGGTGGGCCTGGTGTCGGTGAGCGTCCCGCCCGGTGCGCTCAGCCGCCTGCGTACGCGTACGCGGGCACACCGGCCCCCGGTGGCCGTCGCCCCCGTCGCCGGTCCCCTGCGCGACCCCGCCGACGACGCCCTGCCCGCCCCCGCCGTGCCCGCCGAACAGCCGTGA
- a CDS encoding Lrp/AsnC family transcriptional regulator has product MELDELDCLLLREIQRDGRQTNRELAATAGVAPSTSLERLRALQRKGVLKGFTAEVDLEAIGRPIQALIAVRIRPPSRKVLEGFREWVRMRPEVVGIFVTTGSDDFLIHMAVPDTDYLYDFVIDQLTERREVADVRTSIVYERLETRILLPLGDGRADRDQPGPRPDDPPRPPGPRTHPSGRPRRR; this is encoded by the coding sequence ATGGAACTGGACGAACTCGACTGCCTGCTGCTCCGCGAGATACAGCGCGACGGCCGGCAGACCAACCGCGAACTGGCCGCCACCGCCGGGGTCGCCCCGTCCACCTCCCTGGAACGCCTGCGCGCCCTCCAGCGCAAGGGGGTCCTCAAGGGTTTCACGGCCGAGGTCGATCTGGAGGCCATCGGCCGCCCGATCCAGGCCCTGATCGCGGTGCGGATACGACCGCCGTCCCGCAAGGTGCTGGAGGGGTTCCGCGAGTGGGTGCGGATGCGCCCGGAGGTGGTGGGCATCTTCGTCACCACCGGCAGCGACGACTTCCTCATCCACATGGCGGTGCCCGACACGGACTACCTGTACGACTTCGTCATCGACCAGCTCACCGAGCGCCGCGAGGTCGCCGACGTCCGCACGTCCATCGTCTACGAACGGCTGGAGACGCGGATACTCCTCCCGCTCGGCGACGGCCGGGCCGACCGTGACCAGCCCGGCCCCCGCCCGGACGACCCGCCCCGCCCGCCCGGGCCCCGCACCCACCCCTCCGGCCGACCACGCCGCCGCTGA